A window of Bacteroidia bacterium contains these coding sequences:
- a CDS encoding N-acetylmuramoyl-L-alanine amidase, which yields MKKFFCFAGHALDPRTGRGTGAHAGDYDEAKLAIELRNSIVDNIRSNSECVSFQVIKDDDYERLPDLSRRIMSLVSTHDLLLDIHWNAAADTRATGIEAYIPSRYSKTELRLAADLVEGLGKILKLPLRGVTEGRRGVKLEHHSQHPQLAMMRPNCENVFK from the coding sequence ATGAAAAAATTCTTTTGTTTTGCTGGTCATGCTCTTGATCCAAGGACAGGTCGTGGGACAGGGGCACATGCAGGTGACTATGACGAAGCAAAGCTAGCCATTGAGTTACGGAACAGTATTGTGGACAACATTCGTTCAAATTCTGAATGTGTATCGTTTCAAGTTATCAAAGATGACGATTATGAACGGTTGCCTGATTTATCTCGTCGGATAATGAGTTTAGTATCTACTCATGATTTGCTGTTAGATATTCACTGGAATGCTGCAGCAGATACACGGGCAACAGGGATTGAGGCTTATATTCCATCACGCTATTCAAAAACTGAATTGCGTTTAGCAGCAGATTTAGTCGAAGGGTTAGGGAAAATTTTAAAGTTACCCCTCCGAGGAGTTACAGAAGGGCGACGTGGGGTTAAATTGGAACATCACTCTCAACATCCTCAGCTTGCCATGATGCGTCCAAACTGTGAAAATGTTTTTAAATGA